In Hyphomicrobiales bacterium, the genomic window ATGATGTTGGCGTGCAGCCGCTCGCGGCGCAGGTCGAGGAAGCGGTATTTAAGCCGCGTGTCCTCGGGATATTCCTGCTCGCCGAACACCGGCATCGGCAGCTCGGCCGCGGCGCTCAGAACCTCCACCTTGTCGGCGAACACCTCGACCTCGCCGGTGGGAAGGTTCGGGTTGACGGTCTCCGGCGTGCGCCGCTTGACCTTGCCGTCGACCTTGATCACCGATTCCGCGCGCAGCTTGTCGAACGCCGCGAAGGCCGGCGAATCCGGGTCGGCGACGATCTGGGTCAGGCCGTAGTGGTCGCGCAGGTCGACAAACAGGAGACCGCCATGGTCGCGGACCCGGTGCACCCAGCCGGAAAGCCGAACAACCTCGCCGACATCCGATTCGCGCAGCGCGCCGCAGGTGTGGGTCCGGTATCGGTGCATGGGAAAGTTCTCTGGCATTTTCGGCCGCGGTCGGCGGGCGGAAAAGCGCATGAGCGCTGCGGTTTGTCAAGGTCGGCGAACGGGCGCCGGCCCATCCATCCGCGGGGACGACAAACCGGCCCGCTTCGTCTATAGCTGCCACGCGATGAAGCCGATCACCTCGACCCAGGAGCTTGCCGCCGCCGTCCGCGCGCTGGCTGCCCACGATGTCGTTACGGTCGACACCGAATTCATGCGTGAGACGACCTTCTGGCCCAAGCTGTGCCTGATCCAGATGGCCGCCTCGGGCATTACGGTGTTGATCGACCCGCTGGCCGAAAAGCTCGACCTCAAGCCGTTCTTCGAGCTGATGGCCAATGAGAAGGTGCTGAAGGTGTTTCACGCCGCGCGCCAGGATCTGGAGATCATCCATCACCTCGCCGGCGTCATCCCGCATCCGATCTTCGACACCCAGGCTGCGGCCATGGTCTGCGGCTATGGCGATTCGGTCAGCTACGAGGCGCTGGTCAAGAAGACCGCCGGCGCGGAGATCGACAAGAGCCACCGCTTCACCGACTGGAGCCGACGGCCGCTCAGCGACAAGCAGCTCAGCTATGCGTTGGCCGACGTGACGCATCTGCTCGACGTCCACGAGGTGCTTGCCGCCAAGCTTGCCGAGAACCGCCGCGCCGATTGGCTGCGCGAGGAGATGGAGATACTGACCGCGCCGGCGACCTATGCCCAGCGACCGGAGGACGCCTGGAAGCGGCTGAAGGTCAAGCTGCGCAAGTCACGCCAGCTGGCGGTGCTGATCGAGGCCGCCGCCTGGCGCGAGGCCGAGGCCCAGCGGCGCGACCAGCCGCGCGGCCGCATCCTCAAGGACGAGGCAATCCACGAGATCGCGAACCACGCGCCGACGACCGAGGAGGAGCTTGCCCAGCTGCGGATGATCAGCCGCGGCTTTGCCCGCTCGGAAATGGCGCGCGGGCTCGTCGCCGCCGTCAAGCGCGGCCTCAAGCGCGACCTGAAGAGCCTGCCCGCCATCGACCGGCGCGAGGCGCCGCGCGCCGGCGTCGGGCCGATCGGCGACCTGCTCAAGGTGCTGCTCAAGATGATCTGCGACGAACAGGGCGTCGCCCAGCGCATCGTCGCCACCGCCGACGAGCTGCACCTGCTCGCCGCCGACGACAAGGCCGACGTGCCGGCGCTGAAGGGCTGGCGGCGCGAGCTGTTCGGCGCCGCGGCGCTGAAGCTCAAGCGTGGCGAGACCGCGCTCGCCATCGAAGGCGACCGGGTGGCGATCGTCGAGCGGGCGAAGGGCTGACCGTCAGGGCAATTGATACGAAAAGATCGTGAACCCGTTCGCCTGACCGGCCTTCGCCGCAAGTTCGGAAGCGCCCGCCGAACCCCTAAGAAGAAGGCGTGTTGATCTCCGCCTTGCGGCCGAGCAGGCGGGCGAGGGCATCAAGGCGATTGGCGAGCCGTTCGCCCTTCAGGCCTGCATATTTTCCCGGCAGCGTGAGGATGAGCTTGCCGCGCTTGAGTTTCAGCGGTGTGTTCGGGATGATGCCGGGAGCGGCCGCCGAGACCAGATAGGCGACGCGAAGCGCCGTCCCCAGCAGTCGCGCGCGGTCGATGAGACGCATGGTCGCGATCTCGCGAATCCGCGGGCTCAGATGTTCTTCGATGAGGCCGACATGGCGATAATAGATCGCCAGCGCTATGAAGGCGCGGCCGGGATGGTCGATGCCGACAAAGGCGGCGTGGGCGATGATGTTGAGGCTCTGCTCGCCGCGATAGTCGGGATGGGCGCGCCAGCCGATATCGGCGAGAAGGCAGGCGGCATGGCGCAGCCGGCGCTCCTCCGGGCTTTCCGACAGCTCGTCTACGCCGAACAGCCGGTCGGTCCAGGCGATCAACTCGTGCACGTGGCCGGGCGAGCGCGAGCGCAGCAGGGCAAGCTCCTCGCAGGCCGACAAGAGCGGGTCCTTCTTGCGCTCCTCGGCGTCGAGCATGTCGTAGAGCAGTCCCTCGCGAACCCCGAGCGCCGACACAATGAACCGGCTGGGCTTGGTTGTCTTGACCATGTGCTCGAGAATCAGCGCGCCGTAGCCGAGCAGCGGCCGGCGGTCCCTCGATACGGTGTCGATGCCGGTCAGCGCCGAGGGGTTGGCGCGCGAGACGAGGCGGGCGAAGTCGAGCGCCTCGCGCCCCGACAGCTCGTAATGGTGCATGACATGCAGCGGATAGCCCTTCTGCGCCATATGCAGATTGGCGAGCGCCCGGAAGGTGCCGCCGATTCCGTAGATCGGCAGGCCCTCGACGCCCTTGAGCACCTTGCAGCTCCGCAGCGCGGCCTTGACCATGCGCGCCGCCTTCTTGACATTGCCGCCGGTCACGTCGGCCAGCTGCAGCCCGCCGAGCGGCAAGGTCGCGCCATGGGTGAGCCGCTGGCCTTTGACGCGGATGACCTCGAGGCTGCCGCCGCCAAGATCGGCGGCGATACCGTCGGGCCGGATGAAGCCGGAGACAACGCCGAGCCCCGTCAGGCGCGCCTCCTCGCGGCCGGAAAGCAGACGGATGGCGCCACCATTGG contains:
- the rnd gene encoding ribonuclease D, which encodes MKPITSTQELAAAVRALAAHDVVTVDTEFMRETTFWPKLCLIQMAASGITVLIDPLAEKLDLKPFFELMANEKVLKVFHAARQDLEIIHHLAGVIPHPIFDTQAAAMVCGYGDSVSYEALVKKTAGAEIDKSHRFTDWSRRPLSDKQLSYALADVTHLLDVHEVLAAKLAENRRADWLREEMEILTAPATYAQRPEDAWKRLKVKLRKSRQLAVLIEAAAWREAEAQRRDQPRGRILKDEAIHEIANHAPTTEEELAQLRMISRGFARSEMARGLVAAVKRGLKRDLKSLPAIDRREAPRAGVGPIGDLLKVLLKMICDEQGVAQRIVATADELHLLAADDKADVPALKGWRRELFGAAALKLKRGETALAIEGDRVAIVERAKG
- the ppx gene encoding exopolyphosphatase; protein product: MDKPVIAVSCEYAQGRLNDRNPVAVIDIGSNSVRLVVYEGARRSPTPIFNEKVLAGLGRHVASSGLLDEQAMERALAALTRFRALSRQLGVADTRIVATAAAREARNGADFIKKCEAANGGAIRLLSGREEARLTGLGVVSGFIRPDGIAADLGGGSLEVIRVKGQRLTHGATLPLGGLQLADVTGGNVKKAARMVKAALRSCKVLKGVEGLPIYGIGGTFRALANLHMAQKGYPLHVMHHYELSGREALDFARLVSRANPSALTGIDTVSRDRRPLLGYGALILEHMVKTTKPSRFIVSALGVREGLLYDMLDAEERKKDPLLSACEELALLRSRSPGHVHELIAWTDRLFGVDELSESPEERRLRHAACLLADIGWRAHPDYRGEQSLNIIAHAAFVGIDHPGRAFIALAIYYRHVGLIEEHLSPRIREIATMRLIDRARLLGTALRVAYLVSAAAPGIIPNTPLKLKRGKLILTLPGKYAGLKGERLANRLDALARLLGRKAEINTPSS